The following nucleotide sequence is from Bradyrhizobium roseum.
CGACGGCGCCACGCTCGACCGCATGCACGCGGGCGGCGCTCGCCATGTTTTCGCACACCACTTCATGCACCGCATAAGCTGACGTTTCCGCCGACAGCCCCAGTGGCTCGCCGATATCGCGTAACAAGGCCTGCCTGGACAGTTCGAGGTCGAGCTTGATGGTGCCGCCGGCGAACGCATCGGGATCGATCTTGCCGAGCGCGACATCCGCGTCCGTCACGGCGGGCCGCAGGCCGCCGCGACCATAACAGGCAGGCCCCGGCTCTGAGGACGCGCTTTCCGGGCCGACCGTGACGCGCTTCAGCGCATCGACGCGCGCGATCGAGCCCCCGCCGGCGCCGATCTCGACCATCTCGATGACCGGAATACGCACCGGCAGGCCCGAACCTTTCAGGAAGCGCGCGGCGCGATCGACCTCGAACACCCGCGAGGTTTCGGGCTGGTACTTTTCGATCAGGCAGATTTTTGCGGTGGTGCCGCCCATATCGAACGAGAGTACCTTGCTCTCGCCGAGACGCGCCGCAATCTGCGCCGCAAAGATCGCGCCGCCTGCCGGCCCGGATTCGACGAGGCGTACCGGAAAGCGGCGCGCCGTCTCGATCGACGTGACGCCGCCGCCGGAGGTCACGAGATAGATGGCGCCGCGAAACTGCTCGGCCTGCAGCCCTTCGGCCATGCGCGCGAGATAGCCGTCGATCAACGGCTGCACATAGGCATTGGCCACCGCAGTCGAGGTCCGCTCATACTCACGGATTTCAGGACACACCGCCGACGACAGCGTGATCCAGACACCGGGCATTTCCTCTTTCAGGATCGCGGCGGCGCGCCGCTCATGCTCGGGATTGGCATAGGAGTGAAGGAAGGCGAAGGCGACGCTCTCCACATTCTGCGCGCGCAATTCAGGCGCGAGCGCCCGCACCGCGGCTTCGTCGAGCGGCAGTCGCACCGCGCCATGCGAATCGATGCGCTCGGGGACCGTGAAACGCAACGCACGCGGCGCCAGCGGCTTTGGCTTGTCGATCCCGAGGTCGTACTGATCGTAGCGGCTCTCGGTGCCGATATCGAGCACGTCGCGAAAACCTTCCGTTGCGACCAGCGCCGTCTTCGCGCCGCGCCTTTCGATGATGGCATTGGTCGCCAGCGTGGTGCCGTGAATGAAGACGTCGATGTCGGATATGTGGGCACGCGCATCGGCCAGAATAAGGCGCATACCGTCTAGCACCGCCTGCTCCGGACGCGCCGGCGTCGTCAGCACTTTGCGGGTTTTGCGATCCCGGCCCACATCCAGGACGATATCGGTGAACGTGCCTCCGATATCGACAGCCAGTCGCACCTCGGCTCCCTCAAGCATTCCAAATCTCCG
It contains:
- a CDS encoding hydantoinase/oxoprolinase family protein — encoded protein: MLEGAEVRLAVDIGGTFTDIVLDVGRDRKTRKVLTTPARPEQAVLDGMRLILADARAHISDIDVFIHGTTLATNAIIERRGAKTALVATEGFRDVLDIGTESRYDQYDLGIDKPKPLAPRALRFTVPERIDSHGAVRLPLDEAAVRALAPELRAQNVESVAFAFLHSYANPEHERRAAAILKEEMPGVWITLSSAVCPEIREYERTSTAVANAYVQPLIDGYLARMAEGLQAEQFRGAIYLVTSGGGVTSIETARRFPVRLVESGPAGGAIFAAQIAARLGESKVLSFDMGGTTAKICLIEKYQPETSRVFEVDRAARFLKGSGLPVRIPVIEMVEIGAGGGSIARVDALKRVTVGPESASSEPGPACYGRGGLRPAVTDADVALGKIDPDAFAGGTIKLDLELSRQALLRDIGEPLGLSAETSAYAVHEVVCENMASAARVHAVERGAVVGQHTLIAFGGAAPLHASRVAEKIGVSRVIVPSNAGVGSAVGFLAAPIAYELVRSRHARLDAFDVSAVSDLLDEMATEARALVEPGAAGEPVRERRAAFMRYVGQGHEITIELPNRPLTDADLAGLRQTFEKDYAALFERSIPGAAIEVLSWSVLATTEPRNPSRVAEVARMPAGKAAGSRKFFDGRAGKVVEIPLYHRNQMAPGATIAGPAVIAEDETSTFVSTSFDAHIDGAGSIVMERKAA